The nucleotide window GCTACGAAGTAACTCTGGTACGTGGTAAGCGCCCTGCCATTCCAACTCGTACCATCAACGGTCCTGAGGCTAACCTGAGTGATGTTGTAAACTCGGCCCGTGAAGGTGACCGTCTCTACATCGAAGTGAAAGAAGTTCGTCGTTTGAACTTCCAGGATCAGCAGGAAGAAGTAAACGTAGCGAAGCAGTTCAATATTCCGTTGCTGTAAGCGTTATTCTTCTGAACTAACCGCAGCGCTTTTTTGATTACCACGGTATGAACAAATTCCTCTCCTTCGCCGCTTTGGCGGCCAGCCTGACGCTGTCGGTCTCAGCATCGGCTCAGGAACAAGCTACGACCGCCAGCAGCAACGGCTCGTATCGCCCGATTCCTAACTCGGACATTATGTTCCGGAAAACGATCTGGCGTGCGGTTGACCTTCGCGAAAAGCAGAACAAGCCAATGTTCTCGGAGGGCAAAGAAATTAGCCGGGTGATTCTGGAAGCCGTTAAGCGCGGTGAGCTTCAAGCTTATCGCAATGACTCTTTGACTTCTACCTTTACCGGTCCGGAAGTATCGAGCCGGATGTCATATGTAGAAGCTAGTGCAGGCTTAAGCGAAGAAGAAAAAGCGGCTGGTTTTAGCGAAGAAAGCACCGATGACGACTGGGGCGCTCCTAAGACCAAAGGTAAAAAAGGCAAAACTGCCTCCAAGCCTAAGGCCCCTGCCGCACCACCAAGCTACGAGTACCGCTACAAGGACTTGTACCAGATGGAATTGAAAGAGGATATGATCTTTGACAAGAAACGGTCACGGATGTATCACGACATCAAAACCGTTACGTTGCTGGTTCCTTCCACGCTAAGCTCGAACGTATCGGGTATTGAAACTCCAATTGGCACGTTCAAGTACAGCGACTTGGTGCGCGTGTTCCGAGCTAACCCCGATAAGGCTATCTGGTTTAACTCGCAAAATGATGCCCAGCACAAGAACTTGGCTGACGCTTTTGAACTGTGGCTGTTCAACTCGTATATCGTGAAGGTTTCTAACCCAAACGACTCGCGTTTGGACGAAGTATACGGCGGGCCGCAGCAGGGTATCCTGGCTGCCCAGCAGGCTGCTTCGGACCTCATCGAGTATGAGTACAACCTTTGGAGCTTCTAATAGCTTACTAATTACCAAAAAGGCCCGGCGCATGCGCCGGGCCTTTTTGTTTGTCTAAGAATTTGGCGACTATTCTACCGCGAGACCAGGCTCAGTGGCCTCCTGCTCACTAAAGTAAGTGAGCAGAATACGAGCTTTAGCCTTA belongs to Hymenobacter cellulosilyticus and includes:
- the porN gene encoding type IX secretion system ring protein PorN/GldN, with the protein product MNKFLSFAALAASLTLSVSASAQEQATTASSNGSYRPIPNSDIMFRKTIWRAVDLREKQNKPMFSEGKEISRVILEAVKRGELQAYRNDSLTSTFTGPEVSSRMSYVEASAGLSEEEKAAGFSEESTDDDWGAPKTKGKKGKTASKPKAPAAPPSYEYRYKDLYQMELKEDMIFDKKRSRMYHDIKTVTLLVPSTLSSNVSGIETPIGTFKYSDLVRVFRANPDKAIWFNSQNDAQHKNLADAFELWLFNSYIVKVSNPNDSRLDEVYGGPQQGILAAQQAASDLIEYEYNLWSF